One part of the Humulus lupulus chromosome 9, drHumLupu1.1, whole genome shotgun sequence genome encodes these proteins:
- the LOC133800560 gene encoding dihydroceramide fatty acyl 2-hydroxylase FAH2-like — protein sequence MVAQEFTVDLNKPLVFQVGHLGDAYQEWVHQPIPTKESPRFFESDFWEFLTKTAWWVIPLIWLPVVCYFISKSVLMGHTFPEIALMVGLGIFIWTLLEYTLHRFLFHIETKSYWGNTIHYLLHGCHHKHPMDGLRLVFPPAATAVLLTPFWNMVKLFATPSTTPALFGGGLLGYVMYDVTHYYLHHGQPSKDSLRHLKKYHLNHHFRIQNKGFGITSSIWDRVFGTLPKTKAAEKSR from the exons ATGGTTGCTCAGGAATTTACCGTTGATTTGAATAAACCTCTTGTATTTCAG GTTGGTCATCTTGGAGATGCTTATCAAGAATGGGTGCATCAGCCTATTCCGACCAAGGAAAGTCCTCGATTTTTTGAAAGTGATTTTTGGGAG TTCTTGACCAAGACGGCCTGGTGGGTGATTCCTCTTATCTGGCTGCCAGTTGTCTGCTATTTCATCTCCAAATCCGTACTAATGGGCCACACATTTCCTGAGATAGCTCTCATGGTGGGATTAGGTATATTCATTTGGACATTGCTTGAATACACATTGCATCGTTTCCTTTTCCACATCGAAACAAAGAGCTACTG GGGAAACACTATACATTATCTTCTTCATGGCTGTCATCATAAACACCCCATGGATGGCTTGCGTCTTGTTTTTCCTCCAGCTGCAACTGCAGTTCTATTGACGCCA TTCTGGAACATGGTTAAGCTTTTTGCTACACCCTCTACTACTCCTGCTCTATTTGGTGGTGGCTTATTGGGTTATGTGATGTATGATGTTACCCATTACTACCTCCACCACGGCCAGCCATCGAAGGACTCTCTTCGACATCTTAAG AAGTACCATCTGAATCATCACTTCCGTATTCAGAACAAGGGGTTTGGAATAACTTCATCTATATGGGACAGAGTCTTTGGAACACTTCCAAAGACAAAAGCAGCTGAGAAAAGTAGATAA